From one Streptomyces sp. CA-210063 genomic stretch:
- a CDS encoding IclR family transcriptional regulator, whose amino-acid sequence MARNIQSLERAAAMLRLLAGGERRLGLSDIASSLGLAKGTAHGILRTLQQEGFVEQDDASGRYQLGAELLRLGTTYLDVHELRARALVWTDDLARSSGESVHLGVLHQQGVLIVHHVFRPDDSRQVLEIGAMQPLHSTALGKVLAAYDPVAHSEVLEGERKAFTDRTVCTPDEFEGVLDITRARGYAADVEETWEGVASIAAPIHDRRRMPVGAVGITGAVERLCREGELRPELIAAVRDCARAVSRDLGAGRF is encoded by the coding sequence ATGGCACGGAACATCCAGTCGCTCGAACGGGCGGCCGCGATGCTGCGGCTCCTCGCGGGCGGCGAGCGACGGCTCGGCCTGTCCGACATCGCCTCGTCGCTGGGCCTCGCCAAGGGCACGGCCCACGGCATACTGCGCACGCTCCAGCAGGAGGGCTTCGTCGAGCAGGACGACGCATCCGGGCGCTACCAGCTGGGGGCCGAGCTGCTGCGGCTCGGGACCACGTATCTCGATGTCCACGAACTGCGGGCCCGCGCCCTGGTGTGGACGGACGACCTGGCCCGCTCCAGCGGCGAGAGCGTCCATCTGGGGGTGCTGCACCAGCAGGGCGTGCTGATCGTGCACCACGTGTTCCGGCCCGACGACAGCCGGCAGGTCCTGGAGATCGGGGCCATGCAGCCTCTGCACTCCACGGCCCTGGGCAAGGTCCTCGCGGCATACGACCCCGTGGCGCACAGCGAGGTCCTGGAGGGCGAGCGCAAGGCGTTCACCGACCGGACCGTCTGCACGCCGGACGAGTTCGAAGGCGTCCTGGACATCACCCGCGCGCGCGGGTACGCGGCCGACGTCGAGGAGACCTGGGAGGGCGTCGCGTCCATCGCCGCCCCCATCCACGACCGGCGGCGCATGCCCGTCGGCGCGGTCGGCATCACCGGCGCCGTGGAGCGCCTGTGCCGCGAGGGCGAGCTGCGCCCCGAGCTGATCGCGGCCGTACGGGACTGCGCCCGCGCGGTGTCCCGGGACCTGGGCGCCGGGCGGTTCTGA
- the glpK gene encoding glycerol kinase GlpK: MTDAHTAGPFIAAIDQGTTSSRCIVFDRDGRIVSVDQKEHEQIFPKPGWVEHNATEIWTNVEEVVAGAIEKAGITRDDIKAIGITNQRETTLLWDKNTGEPVHNAIVWQDTRTDALCKELGRNVGQDRFRRETGLPLASYFAGPKARWLLDNVEGLRERAEAGDILFGTMDSWVIWNLTGGVNGGHHVTDVTNASRTLLMNLHTLEWDEKIAESIGVPLSMLPEIRSSAEVYGEITGGKLGDLLGGIPVASALGDQQAALFGQTCFAEGEAKSTYGTGTFMLMNTGEKIINSYSGLLTTVGYRIGDQKPVYALEGSIAVTGSLVQWMRDQMGLISTAAEIETLALSVEDNGGAYFVPAFSGLFAPYWRSDARGVIAGLTRYVTKAHLARAVLEATAWQTREITDAMTKDSGVELAALKVDGGMTSNNLLMQTLSDFLDAPVVRPMVAETTCLGAAYAAGLAVGFWTNTDDLRANWRRAAEWTPRMDADARDREYKSWLKAVERTMGWLEDEH, translated from the coding sequence GTGACCGACGCCCACACCGCCGGCCCATTCATCGCCGCCATCGACCAGGGCACCACCTCCAGCCGCTGCATCGTCTTCGACCGCGACGGGCGCATCGTCTCCGTCGACCAGAAGGAGCACGAGCAGATCTTCCCGAAGCCGGGCTGGGTCGAGCACAACGCCACCGAGATCTGGACGAACGTCGAGGAGGTCGTCGCCGGGGCCATCGAGAAGGCCGGCATCACGCGCGACGACATCAAGGCCATCGGCATCACCAACCAGCGCGAGACCACGCTGCTCTGGGACAAGAACACCGGTGAGCCCGTCCACAACGCCATCGTCTGGCAGGACACCCGCACCGACGCGCTCTGCAAGGAGCTCGGCCGCAACGTCGGCCAGGACCGCTTCCGCCGCGAGACCGGCCTGCCGCTGGCCTCGTACTTCGCCGGTCCGAAGGCCCGCTGGCTGCTGGACAACGTCGAGGGCCTGCGCGAGCGCGCCGAGGCCGGCGACATCCTCTTCGGCACCATGGACAGCTGGGTCATCTGGAACCTGACCGGTGGTGTCAACGGCGGCCACCACGTCACCGACGTCACCAACGCCTCCCGCACCCTCCTGATGAACCTGCACACCCTGGAGTGGGACGAGAAGATCGCCGAGTCCATCGGCGTCCCGCTGTCGATGCTCCCGGAGATCCGCTCCTCCGCCGAGGTCTACGGCGAGATCACCGGCGGCAAGCTCGGTGACCTGCTCGGCGGCATCCCGGTCGCGTCCGCGCTCGGCGACCAGCAGGCGGCCCTGTTCGGCCAGACCTGTTTCGCCGAGGGCGAGGCCAAGTCCACGTACGGCACCGGCACGTTCATGCTGATGAACACCGGCGAGAAGATCATCAACTCCTACAGCGGCCTGCTGACCACGGTCGGCTACCGGATCGGCGACCAGAAGCCGGTCTACGCGCTGGAGGGCTCGATCGCCGTCACCGGTTCGCTGGTGCAGTGGATGCGCGACCAGATGGGTCTCATCTCCACCGCCGCCGAGATCGAGACGCTCGCGCTCTCGGTCGAGGACAACGGCGGCGCGTACTTCGTGCCCGCCTTCTCCGGTCTGTTCGCCCCGTACTGGCGCTCCGACGCCCGCGGTGTGATCGCCGGTCTCACCCGCTACGTCACCAAGGCGCACCTCGCGCGCGCCGTCCTGGAGGCCACCGCCTGGCAGACCCGTGAGATCACGGACGCCATGACCAAGGACTCGGGCGTCGAGCTCGCGGCTCTCAAGGTCGACGGCGGCATGACCTCCAACAACCTGCTGATGCAGACGCTCTCGGACTTCCTGGACGCCCCCGTGGTGCGCCCGATGGTCGCCGAGACGACCTGCCTCGGTGCCGCCTACGCCGCCGGTCTCGCCGTCGGCTTCTGGACCAACACCGACGACCTGCGCGCCAACTGGCGGCGGGCCGCCGAGTGGACCCCCCGCATGGACGCGGACGCCCGCGACCGTGAGTACAAGAGCTGGCTCAAGGCCGTCGAGCGGACCATGGGCTGGCTCGAAGACGAGCACTGA
- a CDS encoding ABC transporter substrate-binding protein: protein MNRKTLVLPAVIGLLTPVLAACGATDSAGGSGDAIVVGTTDRFTASKEAPAPIDPAYAYDVGTWNILRQTVQTLLVQPRGDGEPEPEAASSCAFTDSGNERYACTLRDGLKFADGDPITAADVKFSIDRARSLKADSGVFALLSTIDLVETKGDNEVIFHLNTPDATLPYKLSTPVAGIVNPADYDKGTLRDGFEVDGSGPYTLDAEVENDELVKAVFTKNPHYKGQLDPKNDKVELRSFASADAMGTALQDGDIDLMTRTMTPEQITKLSEADDSDIDVIESAGLEIRYLAFNTEASPVKSTAVRRAMAEVVDRGELVSQVYGSQAEPLFSLVPAGITGHSNSFFNKYGDPDVTEARSTLEKAGVTTPVKLTLHYTTDHYGTATKKEFELLKKQLDDSGLFDVTIKGAPWSTFRPAEQEGEYAVYGMGWFPDFPDADNYLAPFLDKDNFLGSPYANSEIRSKLLPESRREADRLSASESLTGIQDIVADDVPILPLWQGKQFVAARDDITGAEYALNAASTLQLWELGRGRAD from the coding sequence ATGAACCGCAAGACCTTGGTGCTGCCGGCCGTGATCGGTCTGCTCACCCCGGTACTCGCCGCCTGCGGTGCCACCGACAGCGCGGGCGGCAGCGGTGACGCGATCGTCGTCGGCACCACCGACCGGTTCACCGCCTCGAAGGAGGCCCCGGCCCCGATCGACCCGGCCTACGCCTACGACGTCGGCACCTGGAACATCCTCCGCCAGACCGTCCAGACCCTGCTGGTCCAGCCCCGCGGCGACGGCGAGCCGGAACCCGAGGCCGCCTCCAGCTGCGCCTTCACCGACAGCGGCAACGAGCGCTACGCCTGCACGCTGCGCGACGGCCTGAAGTTCGCCGACGGCGACCCGATCACCGCCGCGGACGTGAAGTTCTCCATCGACCGCGCCCGCTCCCTCAAGGCCGACAGCGGTGTCTTTGCCCTGCTGTCCACCATCGACCTCGTCGAGACCAAGGGCGACAACGAGGTGATCTTCCACCTCAACACCCCCGACGCGACCCTCCCGTACAAGCTGTCCACCCCGGTCGCCGGCATCGTCAACCCGGCCGACTACGACAAGGGCACACTGCGCGACGGCTTCGAGGTCGACGGCTCCGGCCCCTACACCCTGGACGCCGAGGTCGAGAACGACGAGCTGGTCAAGGCCGTCTTCACCAAGAACCCCCACTACAAGGGGCAGTTGGACCCGAAGAACGACAAGGTCGAGCTGCGCTCCTTCGCGAGCGCCGACGCCATGGGCACCGCGCTCCAGGACGGCGACATCGACCTGATGACCCGCACGATGACGCCGGAGCAGATCACCAAGCTCTCCGAGGCCGACGACAGCGACATCGACGTGATCGAGTCCGCCGGCCTGGAGATCCGCTACCTCGCCTTCAACACCGAGGCCTCCCCGGTGAAGAGCACGGCCGTCCGCCGGGCCATGGCCGAGGTCGTCGACCGCGGCGAACTCGTCTCCCAGGTGTACGGCTCCCAGGCCGAACCCCTCTTCTCACTGGTCCCGGCCGGCATCACCGGCCACTCCAACTCGTTCTTCAACAAGTACGGCGACCCGGACGTCACCGAGGCCAGGTCGACCCTGGAGAAGGCCGGCGTCACCACCCCGGTGAAGCTGACCCTCCATTACACGACCGACCACTACGGCACGGCCACGAAGAAGGAGTTCGAGCTGCTGAAGAAGCAACTCGACGACAGCGGCCTGTTCGACGTGACCATCAAGGGCGCACCCTGGTCGACGTTCCGCCCCGCCGAGCAGGAAGGCGAGTACGCGGTCTACGGCATGGGCTGGTTCCCGGACTTCCCCGACGCCGACAACTACCTCGCGCCCTTCCTCGACAAGGACAACTTCCTCGGCTCGCCGTACGCGAACAGCGAGATCCGGAGCAAGCTGCTTCCGGAGTCCCGCCGCGAGGCCGACCGTCTCAGCGCCTCGGAGAGCCTCACCGGCATCCAGGACATCGTCGCCGACGACGTGCCGATCCTGCCGCTGTGGCAGGGCAAGCAGTTCGTCGCCGCCCGCGACGACATCACCGGCGCCGAGTACGCCCTCAACGCCGCCTCGACGCTCCAGCTCTGGGAGCTCGGCCGCGGCCGAGCCGACTGA
- a CDS encoding glycerol-3-phosphate dehydrogenase/oxidase — protein MTSQSTLLTLPALGTRPASGSNPSRAETREQLSKASYDLLVIGGGILGISTAWHAAQSGLRVALVDAGDFAGATSSASSKLLHGGLRYLQTGAVKLVAENHFERRAVSRQVAPHLANPLTFYLPVYKGGPHGAAKLGAGVFAYSALSAFGDGVGHLLSPAKAAQDVPELRTDNLKAVAVYGDDQMNDSRMALMTVRAAVESGAVVLNHAEVTGLRFTKGRVTGAELRDRLSGDEFGVSARLVLNATGPWVDHLRRMENPNAAPSIRLSKGAHLVLKRTSPWKAALATPIDKYRITFALPWEDMLLLGTTDEMYEGDPADVAVNDKDIAQILDEAAFSIRDQQLDRDLITYAFAGLRVLPGGPGDTAKAKRETVVTEGRSGMLSVAGGKWTTFRHIGRTIMKKLQTLPGQPLGEDFEPVSTLPKRLPLPGVANPRAVAHRLLVDRPAPGPRMGADTARHLATHYGSLAFDIARLANENPELGERVHPDAPEIWAQVVYARDTEWAETADDVLRRRTTLTIRGLATDDIRAKTQDLLDKK, from the coding sequence ATGACCAGTCAGTCCACCCTGCTGACCCTGCCTGCCCTGGGGACGCGCCCGGCGTCCGGCTCGAACCCGAGCCGTGCCGAGACCCGGGAGCAGCTCTCCAAGGCGTCGTACGACCTTCTCGTGATCGGCGGCGGCATCCTGGGCATCTCCACCGCCTGGCACGCCGCGCAGTCCGGGCTCAGGGTGGCGCTGGTCGACGCCGGTGACTTCGCCGGCGCCACCTCCTCCGCCTCCTCCAAGCTGCTCCACGGCGGTCTGCGCTACCTGCAGACCGGCGCGGTGAAGCTGGTGGCGGAGAACCACTTCGAGCGCCGTGCGGTCTCCCGCCAGGTGGCCCCCCACCTGGCGAACCCGCTCACGTTCTACCTCCCCGTGTACAAGGGCGGGCCGCACGGCGCGGCGAAGCTCGGGGCGGGCGTCTTCGCCTACTCCGCGCTCTCGGCTTTCGGTGACGGCGTCGGCCACCTGCTCTCCCCCGCCAAGGCGGCGCAGGACGTGCCCGAGCTGCGCACCGACAACCTCAAGGCCGTGGCCGTCTACGGCGACGACCAGATGAACGACTCCCGGATGGCGCTGATGACGGTCCGCGCGGCCGTCGAGTCCGGTGCCGTCGTCCTCAACCACGCCGAGGTCACCGGGCTGCGCTTCACCAAGGGCCGGGTCACCGGTGCCGAGCTGCGCGACCGGCTCTCCGGCGACGAGTTCGGCGTCAGCGCCCGGCTGGTGCTCAACGCGACCGGCCCGTGGGTCGACCACCTGCGCAGGATGGAGAACCCGAACGCGGCCCCCTCCATCCGGCTGTCCAAGGGCGCGCACCTGGTGCTGAAGCGGACGTCTCCGTGGAAGGCCGCGCTCGCCACCCCGATCGACAAGTACCGCATCACCTTCGCCCTTCCCTGGGAGGACATGCTGCTCCTCGGCACGACCGACGAGATGTATGAGGGTGACCCGGCGGACGTCGCGGTCAACGACAAGGACATAGCCCAGATCCTGGACGAGGCCGCGTTCTCGATCCGGGACCAGCAGCTCGACCGTGACCTGATCACCTACGCCTTCGCCGGTCTGCGGGTGCTGCCGGGCGGCCCCGGCGACACCGCCAAGGCCAAGCGCGAGACGGTCGTCACCGAGGGCCGGAGCGGCATGCTGTCCGTCGCGGGCGGCAAGTGGACGACCTTCCGGCACATCGGCCGCACGATCATGAAGAAGCTTCAGACGCTGCCGGGGCAGCCGCTGGGTGAGGACTTCGAGCCGGTCTCCACGCTGCCGAAGAGGCTGCCGCTGCCGGGTGTCGCCAACCCTCGTGCGGTCGCCCACCGGCTCCTCGTCGACCGTCCGGCTCCCGGTCCCCGCATGGGTGCCGACACCGCGCGGCACCTGGCCACGCACTACGGTTCGCTGGCCTTCGACATCGCCCGCCTCGCCAACGAGAACCCCGAGCTGGGCGAGCGCGTGCACCCCGACGCCCCCGAGATCTGGGCGCAGGTCGTCTACGCCCGCGACACCGAGTGGGCCGAGACGGCCGACGACGTGCTGCGCCGCCGGACGACACTGACGATACGAGGGCTCGCGACGGACGACATCCGTGCGAAGACCCAGGACCTGCTCGACAAGAAGTAA
- the metH gene encoding methionine synthase has protein sequence MASLPNPSPTSAAAGRARADALREALTTRVVVADGAMGTMLQAQDPTLEDFLQLEGCNEVLNVTRPDIVRSVHSAYFDAGVDCVETNTFGANLTALGEYDIPERTAELSEAGARIARETADEYAARDGRRRWVLGSIGPGTKLPTLGHTTFTAIRDAYQQNAEGLLAGGADALLVETTQDLLQTKASVLAARRAMRTAGYDVPLIVSVTVETTGTMLLGSEIGAALTALEPLGIDMIGLNCATGPAEMSEHLRYLARHSRVQLSCMPNAGLPVLTKDGAHYPLTAPELADAQENFVREYGLSLIGGCCGTTPEHLRQVVERVRDLTPTERDPRPEPGAASLYQTVPFRQDTSYMAIGERTNANGSKKFRDAMLEGRWDDCVEMARDQIREGAHMLDLCVDYVGRDGVADMAELAGRFATASTLPIVLDSTEVPVIQAGLEKLGGRAVINSVNYEDGDGPESRFAKVTRLAQEHGAALIALTIDEEGQARTPEKKVEIAERLIDDLTGNWGIHESDILIDTLTFTICTGQEESRKDGIATIEAIRELKRRHPDVQTTLGLSNISFGLNPAARILLNSVFLDECVKAGLDSAIVHASKILPIARFSEEEVQTALDLIHDRRAEGYDPLQKLMELFEGATTKSLKAGRAEELAALPLEERLKRRIIDGEKNGLEADLDAALEDRPALDIVNETLLDGMKVVGELFGSGQMQLPFVLQSAEVMKTAVAYLEPHMEKTDDEGKGTIVLATVRGDVHDIGKNLVDIILSNNGYTVVNLGIKQPVSAILEAAEEHRADVIGMSGLLVKSTVIMKENLEELNQRKLAADYPVILGGAALTRAYVEQDLHEIYEGEVRYARDAFEGLRLMDALIGVKRGVPGAKLPELKQRRVRATAATTEVEERPEEGHVRSDVATDNPVPTPPFRGTRVIKGIQLKEYATWLDEGALFKGQWGLKQARTGDGPTYEELVETEGRPRLRGLLDKLQTENLLEAAVVYGYFPCVSKDDDLIILDDDGNERTRFSFPRQRRGRRLCLADFFRPEESGETDVVGLQVVTVGSRIGEETAKLFESNSYRDYLELHGLSVQLAEALAEYWHARVRSELGFAGEDPAAIEEMFDLKYRGARFSLGYGACPNLEDRAKIAELLEPERIGVQLSEEFQLHPEQSTDAIVIHHPEAKYFNAR, from the coding sequence ATGGCCTCGTTGCCGAACCCGTCCCCTACGTCCGCCGCCGCAGGCCGGGCCCGAGCCGACGCACTGCGCGAGGCCCTCACCACCCGGGTGGTGGTGGCCGACGGCGCGATGGGCACGATGCTTCAGGCCCAGGACCCGACTCTGGAGGACTTCCTGCAGCTGGAGGGCTGCAACGAGGTCCTGAACGTGACCCGCCCGGACATCGTCCGCTCGGTGCACTCCGCGTATTTCGACGCGGGTGTCGACTGCGTCGAGACCAACACCTTCGGTGCGAACCTCACCGCCCTCGGCGAGTACGACATCCCCGAGCGCACCGCCGAGCTGTCCGAGGCCGGCGCCCGCATCGCCCGCGAGACGGCCGACGAGTACGCCGCCCGCGACGGACGCCGGCGCTGGGTGCTCGGCTCGATCGGCCCCGGCACCAAACTCCCCACCCTCGGCCACACCACGTTCACCGCCATCCGTGACGCGTACCAGCAGAACGCCGAGGGCCTCCTCGCGGGCGGCGCCGACGCGCTGCTGGTGGAGACCACCCAGGACCTGCTGCAGACCAAGGCCTCCGTCCTCGCCGCCCGCCGGGCCATGCGGACGGCCGGATACGACGTCCCGCTCATCGTGTCGGTGACCGTGGAGACGACCGGCACCATGCTGCTCGGCTCCGAGATCGGCGCCGCGCTGACCGCGCTGGAGCCCCTCGGCATCGACATGATCGGCCTGAACTGCGCGACCGGCCCCGCCGAGATGAGCGAGCACCTGCGCTATCTGGCCCGGCACTCCCGCGTCCAGCTGTCCTGCATGCCCAACGCGGGCCTGCCGGTCCTCACCAAGGACGGCGCCCACTACCCGCTCACCGCGCCGGAACTCGCCGACGCCCAGGAGAACTTCGTCCGCGAGTACGGCCTCTCCCTCATCGGCGGCTGCTGCGGCACCACCCCCGAGCATCTGCGTCAGGTCGTCGAGCGCGTCCGGGACCTCACCCCGACCGAGCGCGACCCGCGCCCGGAGCCCGGCGCCGCCTCCCTCTACCAGACGGTCCCGTTCCGCCAGGACACCTCGTACATGGCCATCGGCGAGCGGACGAACGCCAACGGCTCGAAGAAGTTCCGCGATGCCATGCTGGAGGGCCGCTGGGACGACTGTGTGGAGATGGCCCGCGACCAGATCCGCGAGGGCGCCCACATGCTCGACCTCTGTGTCGACTACGTGGGCCGCGACGGCGTCGCCGACATGGCCGAACTCGCGGGCCGCTTCGCCACCGCCTCCACGCTCCCGATCGTCCTCGACTCCACCGAAGTGCCCGTCATCCAGGCCGGGTTGGAGAAGCTCGGCGGCCGCGCGGTCATCAACTCCGTCAACTACGAGGACGGCGACGGCCCCGAGTCCCGCTTCGCCAAGGTCACCAGGCTGGCGCAGGAGCACGGCGCCGCGCTGATCGCGCTGACCATCGACGAGGAGGGCCAGGCCCGCACCCCTGAGAAGAAGGTCGAGATCGCCGAACGGCTCATCGACGACCTGACCGGCAACTGGGGCATCCACGAGTCGGACATCCTCATCGACACGCTGACCTTCACCATCTGTACCGGTCAGGAGGAGTCCCGCAAGGACGGCATCGCCACGATCGAGGCGATCCGTGAGCTGAAGCGCCGTCACCCGGACGTCCAGACCACCCTGGGTCTGTCGAACATCTCCTTCGGCCTCAACCCGGCCGCCCGCATCCTCCTCAACTCCGTCTTCCTGGACGAGTGCGTGAAGGCGGGCCTGGACTCGGCGATCGTGCACGCGTCGAAGATCCTGCCGATCGCCCGCTTCAGCGAGGAGGAGGTCCAGACCGCCCTCGACCTCATCCACGACCGCCGCGCCGAGGGCTACGACCCGCTCCAGAAGCTCATGGAGCTGTTCGAGGGCGCCACCACCAAGTCACTGAAGGCCGGTCGGGCCGAGGAACTGGCCGCCCTCCCGCTGGAGGAGCGCCTCAAGCGCCGCATCATCGACGGCGAGAAGAACGGCCTCGAAGCCGACCTGGACGCCGCCCTCGAGGACCGCCCCGCCCTCGACATCGTCAACGAGACGCTCCTGGACGGCATGAAGGTCGTCGGCGAGCTGTTCGGCTCCGGCCAGATGCAGTTGCCGTTCGTGCTCCAGTCCGCCGAGGTCATGAAGACCGCGGTGGCCTATCTGGAACCGCACATGGAGAAGACCGACGACGAGGGCAAGGGCACCATCGTGCTGGCCACCGTCCGTGGCGACGTGCACGACATCGGCAAGAACCTCGTGGACATCATCCTGTCCAACAACGGCTACACCGTGGTCAACCTCGGCATCAAGCAGCCCGTCTCCGCGATCCTGGAGGCCGCCGAGGAGCACCGCGCCGACGTCATCGGCATGTCGGGCCTGCTGGTCAAGTCCACGGTGATCATGAAGGAGAACCTGGAGGAGCTCAACCAGCGCAAACTGGCCGCCGACTACCCCGTCATCCTCGGCGGCGCCGCCCTCACCAGGGCCTACGTCGAGCAGGACCTGCACGAGATCTACGAGGGCGAGGTCCGCTACGCCCGCGACGCCTTCGAGGGCCTGCGCCTCATGGACGCCCTCATCGGCGTCAAGCGCGGCGTGCCCGGCGCGAAGCTGCCCGAGCTGAAGCAGCGCCGGGTACGGGCGACGGCCGCGACCACCGAGGTCGAGGAGCGCCCGGAGGAGGGCCACGTCCGCTCCGACGTGGCCACCGACAACCCCGTCCCCACGCCCCCGTTCCGGGGCACGCGCGTCATCAAGGGCATCCAGCTCAAGGAGTACGCGACCTGGCTGGACGAGGGCGCCCTCTTCAAGGGCCAGTGGGGGCTCAAGCAGGCCCGCACCGGCGACGGGCCGACGTACGAGGAGCTCGTGGAGACCGAGGGCCGGCCCCGGCTGCGCGGGCTGCTGGACAAGCTGCAGACCGAGAACCTGCTCGAAGCGGCCGTCGTCTACGGCTACTTCCCGTGTGTCTCCAAGGACGACGACCTGATCATCCTGGACGACGACGGCAACGAGCGGACCCGGTTCTCCTTCCCGCGCCAGCGCCGCGGCCGCCGCCTGTGCCTGGCCGACTTCTTCCGCCCGGAGGAGTCCGGTGAGACCGACGTCGTCGGCCTCCAGGTTGTCACCGTCGGCTCCCGCATCGGCGAGGAGACCGCCAAGCTCTTCGAGTCCAACTCCTACCGCGACTACCTCGAACTCCACGGCCTGTCCGTGCAGCTGGCCGAGGCGCTCGCCGAGTACTGGCACGCCCGCGTCCGTTCCGAGCTGGGCTTCGCCGGAGAGGACCCGGCCGCGATCGAGGAGATGTTCGACCTGAAGTACCGGGGCGCCCGCTTCTCCCTCGGCTACGGCGCCTGCCCCAACCTGGAGGACCGCGCCAAGATCGCGGAACTGCTGGAGCCCGAGCGGATCGGCGTCCAGCTCTCCGAGGAATTCCAGCTCCACCCCGAGCAGTCCACGGACGCCATCGTGATCCACCACCCCGAGGCGAAGTACTTCAACGCGAGGTAG
- a CDS encoding HAD family hydrolase — protein MTTTIPALGTRTAEGSALQAVLLDMDGTLVDTEGFWWDVEVEVFAGLGHTLDDTWRHVVVGGPMSRSAGFLIEATGADITLAELSVLLNDGFEARIGHALPLMPGASRLLAELAAHGVPTALVSASHRRIIDRVLTSLGPQHFALTIAGDEVERTKPFPDPYLLAASGLGADPARCAVIEDTATGVAAAEAAGCHVVAVPSVAPIAPAARRTVVTSLEEVDLPFLRGLMATTIN, from the coding sequence ATGACCACGACGATCCCCGCGCTAGGAACCCGTACGGCCGAAGGCTCCGCCCTGCAGGCCGTGCTCCTCGACATGGACGGCACTCTGGTGGACACCGAGGGCTTCTGGTGGGACGTGGAGGTCGAGGTCTTCGCGGGCCTCGGGCACACCCTCGACGACACCTGGCGCCATGTCGTGGTCGGCGGCCCGATGAGCCGCAGCGCGGGCTTCCTGATCGAGGCCACCGGCGCCGACATCACCCTCGCCGAACTGTCCGTGCTGCTCAACGACGGCTTCGAGGCCCGCATCGGCCACGCCCTGCCGTTGATGCCCGGCGCCTCCAGACTCCTCGCCGAGCTCGCCGCCCACGGTGTCCCCACGGCCCTGGTCTCCGCCTCGCACCGGCGCATCATCGACCGCGTCCTGACCTCCCTCGGCCCCCAGCACTTCGCGCTGACCATCGCGGGCGACGAGGTGGAGCGGACCAAGCCGTTCCCCGACCCCTACCTCCTGGCGGCCTCCGGTCTCGGCGCGGATCCGGCCAGGTGCGCGGTCATCGAGGACACCGCGACCGGCGTGGCCGCCGCCGAGGCCGCCGGCTGCCACGTGGTCGCCGTCCCGTCCGTGGCCCCCATCGCCCCCGCCGCCCGGCGCACCGTCGTGACCTCGCTGGAAGAGGTCGACCTGCCATTTCTGCGCGGCTTGATGGCGACCACGATCAATTGA
- a CDS encoding MIP/aquaporin family protein, which produces MSSSDIFIGETIGTAILILLGGGVCAAVTLKASKARNAGWLAITFGWGFAVLTAVYTSAPLSGAHLNPAVTLALALKDNGIEWSQVPTYWAGQVLGAMIGAALVWVAYYGQFHAHLTDREIVGGPGAETTKAKAVEAREAGAGPVLGIFSTGPEIRNVAQNIATEVIGTVVLVLAILTQGLNGEGKGLGTLGALITALVVVSIGLSLGGPTGYAINPARDLGPRIVHALLPLPNKGGSDWGYAWIPVVGPLIGAAIAAGIYNVAFA; this is translated from the coding sequence GTGTCCAGCTCCGACATCTTCATCGGCGAGACCATCGGTACCGCCATACTCATCCTGCTGGGCGGTGGCGTGTGCGCCGCCGTCACGCTGAAGGCCTCCAAGGCCCGTAACGCCGGTTGGCTCGCCATCACCTTCGGGTGGGGTTTCGCCGTTCTGACGGCCGTCTACACCTCCGCGCCGCTCTCCGGCGCCCACCTGAACCCGGCCGTGACCCTCGCGCTCGCGCTGAAGGACAACGGCATCGAGTGGAGCCAGGTCCCCACCTACTGGGCCGGCCAGGTGCTCGGCGCGATGATCGGTGCCGCTCTGGTCTGGGTCGCCTACTACGGCCAGTTCCACGCCCACCTCACCGACCGGGAGATCGTCGGCGGTCCGGGCGCGGAGACCACCAAGGCCAAGGCCGTCGAGGCCCGCGAGGCCGGCGCCGGCCCCGTGCTCGGTATCTTCTCCACCGGCCCCGAGATCCGGAACGTGGCGCAGAACATCGCCACGGAGGTCATCGGCACCGTGGTCCTGGTCCTGGCGATCCTCACCCAGGGCCTGAACGGCGAGGGCAAGGGTCTCGGCACTCTCGGCGCCCTGATCACCGCGCTCGTCGTGGTCTCCATCGGTCTGTCCCTCGGCGGCCCGACCGGTTACGCGATCAACCCGGCCCGTGACCTCGGTCCGCGTATCGTCCACGCCCTTCTGCCCCTGCCCAACAAGGGCGGCTCCGACTGGGGCTATGCCTGGATCCCGGTGGTGGGTCCCCTGATCGGCGCCGCCATCGCTGCAGGTATCTACAACGTCGCATTTGCTTAA